The Risungbinella massiliensis sequence GAACATACTGCTATTCCGATGGGGATTGTAATGGCTACTGTGGCGGTTAGTTCTCTCTTGTCTTATATCGTTTTGGTACTAAGAAGAAAAGGTTTATCACAGGAAAGTAATTAGTAGATCAAACTCCATTGTCATTTCATTCAGGATAACACATGGAGATATAATGAAGGGTTTCGATGGAGAAGATGTGCATTATATATTGTGTTATCTAATGTGCTCAAAATTTCCTGTAATTGTTTCGGGAGTTTCTAAACTTAACATCAGAAGGGTTCTAGTAACCGCAATGATTCTCGTTAGTCACCTGCCGCCTCGAAGTAGAGTAGAGATTCATAGTATGTATGTAACTCTACTTTGAAGGAGGTGTTTCGTTATGTCTTTCAAGTTTAGAAGACGTCCCCAGAAACGCGTATATATCCTTCGTCCTGGACAAACCACAAGAGTATTTAAATGTGGTGGACTACCGATTCGTGATTTAATAGTTGGAAAAAATGAGGCATTAGTGGTTGTCTGTAAATTAACTGGCCGTAGATATGTATTTATTTGCACAGGAGAAAAACGTATTAGTAGAATTAGAGTAAAATTCGTTAATCGTGATTTTCGAGTCACTTGTTCATAATAATATAGATAGTAGAAACCTGACATGGAGCAGAATCTCCGAGTCAGGTTTTTTCGTAATCGAAAGTGCGTTAGACTGGGTTTTTTAGACCTTTTATTTTTTATAATAAATTAGATTTTCCAGATTCTTTTCTATTGTATTGTAGTCCCTTTCTATATGATGGTATGATTCTCTTTTTGAAGTTTGATATTTCTCTTCTTGTGCTTTTCGTCAACAATTGAAAAACGACGATTAAGAGAGCTTGATAGGGATGAAAGAGAGCCGGAGGGCTGTTCTTGCCGAGAAAATACATTTTCCAGCATTTTTCCCCCTTTCCACAATATCTAGTATTATGTATACTCTAGTAGCAACTATATATAGATCGGGTGTGTTAAGAAAATGTCTAAAGTGGAAGAGTTGGTGAAACGTACAGCCTATGATGCTCTTGTACGAGAGATCTGTTCTGATTACGACCAATGTAATGCAGACGACTTATTATTAGAAGCTGAATTCCAATTACGTGAAAATATGGATGATTCAGAAGTATTGCAAGCGATTATTCAAGTAGCGGTAGAGAAAACGAGTGTAGAAGAACCAGACTGGCAGTTTGTCGCTGCTCATCTTCTCGCGTTTCAGCTTTATCAACAGGCAGCGTCGAATCGTGGGTACGAGGTGGACAAAAAGTATGGAGATCTTGCTACCTTGATTCAGCAATTAACCGCTCAAAAGCTTTATGGAACTTATTTATTACAACATTACTCTCTAGATGATATCCGAGAATTACAAACATACATCCGTCCGGAGCGAGACAAACTTTTTAACTACATAGGCTTAAAAGTGTTAGCCGATCGCTATATTGTACGGGATTTTGAAAACCGTGTAATGGAGTTACCGCAAGAGCGTTTTATGATCATTGCGATGCATTTAGCCCAAAAAGAAAAGAATCATGTTGCATGGGCAAAGAAGTTTTATGATGTCCTTTCTCGATTGGAGTTAACAGTTGCAACCCCAACTCTCTCCAATGCAGGTAAGCCACTTCATCAACTTTCTTCCTGCTTTATCGATACAGTCGATGACTCTCTATGGTCGATCTATCAGACCAACTCCAATACGGCTCAGGTTTCCAAATTTGGTGGTGGTGTAGGGATTTATCTAGGAAAAGTACGCTCCAAAGGGTCCAAAATCCGTGGTCACAAAGGGGCTTCAGGTGGGGTTATTCCATGGATTCGCAACTATAACAATACAGCAGTGGCTGTGGATCAGTTAGGAGTTCGTCGTGGGGCATTTGCCATTTACCTCGATGTTTGGCATGCAGATATCCTCGATTTCCTCAACTTGAAGACCAATAACGGAGATGATCGCCTAAAAGCTCACGATATTTTCCCTGGTATCTGTATCCCAGACCTGTTCATGGAAAAAGTGAAACAACGGGATAACTGGTTCCTCTTTGATCCACATGAGGTACGAGAGGTAATGGGGTATTCTCTAGAAGATTCCTTTGGTGCAGAGTTTGAGCGTCGTTATCAAGAGTGTGTGGAACACCCAAATATCGAAAAAACCGTGATCCCAGCGATCGAGATTATGAAACGTGTGATGGTAAGTGCGTTTGAGACAGGTACTCCTTTTGTTTTCTTCCGAGATACAGTAAACGAGGCAAACCCAAACAAGCATAAAGGGATGATCTATTCTTCTAATTTGTGCACAGAAATCTGCCAGAACATGTCTCCAACAGAGATTATCAGTGAAGAGTTAGAAGATGGTGTGATCATTACCAAGCAAAAACCAGGGGATTTCGTAGTGTGTAATCTATCTAGTATCAATCTAGGTCGTGTTCATACATACGAAGATATTTCGAGAGTTGTCCCAGTTCAGATGCGGATGTTGGATAACGTGATCGACCTCAATATATATCCAGTAAAACAAGCAGAACAGACCAATAAGCGCTATCGGGCTGTTGGACTTGGCACGAGCGGATACCACCAATACCTCGCTCAACACAAAATTATGTGGGAATCTGAGGAACATGTGGAAGAAGCAGACAAGCTGTTTGAGGAATTAGCATACCAAGCAATCAAATCATCGATGGAAATCGCTAAGGAAAAAGGACATTATCCATTGTTCTCTGGTAGTGAGTGGGAAACAGGAGAATATTTTGAGCGCCGTGGGTATCAATCGGATCGTTGGAAAGAATTACAACGAGATGTTGCCGAATTTGGTATGCGTAATGCTTGGGTTTTTGCCGTAGCCCCTACAGGCTCTACCAGCTTAATTGCCGGTTCAACTGCAGGAATTGATCCAGTTTACGCCAAGTATTTTGTAGAAGAGAAGCGCGGAGCTTCCATACCACAGACCGCACCGAACCTGTCTGCGGAAACTACTTGGTACTACAAAGAATCTCATTTGATTGATCAAACTTGGAGTATTCGTGCAGGCGGGAAGCGTCAACGTCATATTGACCAATCTCAGTCACTCAATTTATATATCACTCCAGAAACCAATTCTCGTGAGTTCTTGCAGCTATATATAGAAGCTTGGGAGAATGGTCTCAAAACCATCTATTATGTACGAAATCAATCGGTAGATGTGGAAGATTGTGTTAGCTGTTCTTCTTAATGAGGCGAAATTGGAAAGCGGATGACCTAGTTGTTCCTAGGGAATCCGCTCTTGTATGTATAAAGTGGAAGGGGAAATATCAATTGGAAAAGTTAGAGCGTAAAAAAATATTTAACGAGCAAGGGCAACGTGGAACCCAACGTCTGATCAATGGAAACACTACTAACTTACGTGAGTGGAACCGGATTAAATATGACTGGGCTCATAAATTGTACCGTACGATGCTAAACAACTTTTGGATTCCAGAGGAGATTCCGCTTGCATCCGATGCGAAGGAATTCAAAGAATTAAGTGAAGAAGAACGTCGTGGATTTGACAAAACCATTGCATTCTTGAACTTTTTGGATTCGATTCAAGGTGAGAATCTACCTAACATCAACGAATATGTAACAGCACCAGAAGTTTCCTCGTTGTTGAATATCCAAGCTTTCCAAGAAGAGATTCATGCTCAATCTTATAGCTATATCTTGGATAGTGTCTGTTCTCCAGAGACTCGTGATAACATCTATGATGAATGGCGTACTGATGAAAGGCTTTTAGAGCGGAATCGTTTTATTGCTGATTTGTATCAACAATTCGTTGACCAAAAAGACGATCGTCAATTTGTTCGTACCTGTATGGCAAACTTTTTATTGGAATCTCTCTATTTCTATAGTGGATTCTCATTCTTCTATGCACTGGCTCGTCAAGGAAAAATGACTGCTACGGCTACAATTATCAAATACATTCAACGTGATGAGCTAACTCATGTTGTTCTGTTCCAAAATATGATTAAAGAACTACGCGCGGAGAACCCAGACTTATTTAATGCGGAACTTACAGAGGAATTGCGCGAGATGACACGCACCGCAGTAGAGCACGAAGTACGTTGGGGTCAATATATTACCAATAACCAAATCCCAGGGATTAATAATGACGTATTGGAGAAATATATTAAGTTCTTGGCTAATGAACGTTTGGGTCGATTGAATATCCCCATCCTGTATCCAGAAGTAACTTCTCATCCGATGCGTTGGGTAGAAAGCTTCTCCAATCTCAATGCGACTAAGACAGACTTCTTTGAACAAAAAGTGACCAACTACACCAAAGCCAGCTCGCTCAACTTTGATGATCTATAAGGAGTTAGAAGGTATGAATCAAGCTTGGAAAAAAGTACGAGAGTTCCATGATGCGTTTTCTATTACTCCTAAGCCAGACATCCCGACTCTTCTGCCTGCACAGCGAGTTCAAAAACGGGCAGAGTGGTTGGAGGAGGAGATCCAAGAGCTGCGAGATGCCAAGTCGGTAGAAGACCAAGCAGATGCGATGATCGATACCATATACTTTGCCTTGGGTACCTTGGTGGAGATGGGTGTGAAGCCGGAGGAATTATTTGAGATTGTTCACCAGGCCAATATGAGTAAACTTTGGGAAGATGGAAAGCCGCGGTACCGAGAGTCTGATGGAAAAGTAATCAAACCTCCTACTTGGCAAGATCCTCAACCACTCCTAAAAGAGGCTATTCAAAAACAGATGTTTCAAGAAAATAATAAATAACAAAAACAGATCCCTACTAGTAGGGATCTGTTTTTGTTATTTAGAGAGAACCTACATAAGTTTGGAATAAATTTGGTAATAATCTTTCGAAAAACAGAAAAAGGGCGAATAATATTTTGCTTGTGATAGTAAATGTCATTAGTGAATAAGTTGAATAGTATAAAGTATCAGATACAAAATTTCTGATTTCTAGGCGGAAGCAAGTTTAGAAAGAGAGAGGGGGAAGTCGATGGCTAAAAAAACGGAGACGTTTCAAATTGTAAGTGTTGATCCAGGTCGTCGTTTTGTGAAAGCATCTTTGTTGGAAGGGAATCAAGTTTTCTCTAAACAGTTCCTTTCGTTTGTTGCTGATTATGAAGATGTTCATGTGGAATCGTTTGATTCTGATGATCTTGTAATGGAAATTGACAGTGAGCCATCTGGTATTCATAAAAAGTTTTTTGTAGGACGTACAGCAAAAAATTCTGTAACAACAGCAGCACAAGCAAAACAAGATAGTAAAGCAAATAGTCATACAGTGGTACTAACACTAACAGCTCTTCAACAATTTAAATTATCTGGGAATATAAAGCTTGTTATGGTTGTGCCGATTGAGAATCATC is a genomic window containing:
- a CDS encoding ribonucleoside-diphosphate reductase subunit alpha gives rise to the protein MSKVEELVKRTAYDALVREICSDYDQCNADDLLLEAEFQLRENMDDSEVLQAIIQVAVEKTSVEEPDWQFVAAHLLAFQLYQQAASNRGYEVDKKYGDLATLIQQLTAQKLYGTYLLQHYSLDDIRELQTYIRPERDKLFNYIGLKVLADRYIVRDFENRVMELPQERFMIIAMHLAQKEKNHVAWAKKFYDVLSRLELTVATPTLSNAGKPLHQLSSCFIDTVDDSLWSIYQTNSNTAQVSKFGGGVGIYLGKVRSKGSKIRGHKGASGGVIPWIRNYNNTAVAVDQLGVRRGAFAIYLDVWHADILDFLNLKTNNGDDRLKAHDIFPGICIPDLFMEKVKQRDNWFLFDPHEVREVMGYSLEDSFGAEFERRYQECVEHPNIEKTVIPAIEIMKRVMVSAFETGTPFVFFRDTVNEANPNKHKGMIYSSNLCTEICQNMSPTEIISEELEDGVIITKQKPGDFVVCNLSSINLGRVHTYEDISRVVPVQMRMLDNVIDLNIYPVKQAEQTNKRYRAVGLGTSGYHQYLAQHKIMWESEEHVEEADKLFEELAYQAIKSSMEIAKEKGHYPLFSGSEWETGEYFERRGYQSDRWKELQRDVAEFGMRNAWVFAVAPTGSTSLIAGSTAGIDPVYAKYFVEEKRGASIPQTAPNLSAETTWYYKESHLIDQTWSIRAGGKRQRHIDQSQSLNLYITPETNSREFLQLYIEAWENGLKTIYYVRNQSVDVEDCVSCSS
- a CDS encoding ribonucleotide-diphosphate reductase subunit beta; this translates as MEKLERKKIFNEQGQRGTQRLINGNTTNLREWNRIKYDWAHKLYRTMLNNFWIPEEIPLASDAKEFKELSEEERRGFDKTIAFLNFLDSIQGENLPNINEYVTAPEVSSLLNIQAFQEEIHAQSYSYILDSVCSPETRDNIYDEWRTDERLLERNRFIADLYQQFVDQKDDRQFVRTCMANFLLESLYFYSGFSFFYALARQGKMTATATIIKYIQRDELTHVVLFQNMIKELRAENPDLFNAELTEELREMTRTAVEHEVRWGQYITNNQIPGINNDVLEKYIKFLANERLGRLNIPILYPEVTSHPMRWVESFSNLNATKTDFFEQKVTNYTKASSLNFDDL
- a CDS encoding pyrophosphohydrolase domain-containing protein, with the protein product MNQAWKKVREFHDAFSITPKPDIPTLLPAQRVQKRAEWLEEEIQELRDAKSVEDQADAMIDTIYFALGTLVEMGVKPEELFEIVHQANMSKLWEDGKPRYRESDGKVIKPPTWQDPQPLLKEAIQKQMFQENNK